TATTTGGAAGTGGTTTAAGTGCTTATATTGGTAAATCTGTCGCTGGTGCACCAATACCTGTGTCAGTTCCGAAAGTTGAAATATCATTTATTGAGCAAATTCCCATTATAGGACAAGTACTGTCTAGTCTAGATATTTTTATTTGGCTAAGTATTGCATTATCTATCATTTTATACATTTATATGTACAAAACATCATGGGGCTTGCATTTAAAAGCGGTTGGAGATAATCCAGCGACCTCAGATGCAACGGGGATCTCAGTTATAAAGTATAAATACTTTCACGTTATAGCTGGGTCGATGCTAATGGGATTGGCTGGTTTTTATTTAATCATGGTTTATTCAACTAGTTGGATGGAAGGGATGACATCAGGAAAAGGGTGGATTGCTGTTGCACTTGTTATTTTCGCTAGATGGAACCCTTTATTAGCAATTTTTGCAGCTTATTTCTTTGGGGGACTGGATTCCCTAGGTTTCCGAATGCAATTATTCGAAATTCCAATACCCTCATATTTTCTAAAGATGGTTCCTTATATAGCAACTATTATCGCATTAATGATAATTGGTTGGAAAAATCGTCATAAACCATCCATAGAACCAAAATCTCTAGGAATTCCTTATACAAGGGAACAAAGATTCTAAAATCATATTCATTCACCAAATTGGTAGTTAGAAAAATACAGAATTAGAACACTTCTTTATATACAAAACGAAAGGGGGAGTGCTAATCAAATTGACGTTTACATTGAATATTTGAAAATACAGGGAGGATTTTTAAATGAAAAAGTTAATCATTTCAACTTTGTTTTTCATGTTATTACTTCTGTTAGGAGCATGTTCCCAAGCTTCCACTACAGATGAGCCGGATGTTACTGAACCAACCGTAACAACTGGTGAAGAAACTAATACAGAAACGTCTGAAGAAGAAAAGCAACCAAAAGTTGCTTTCATTTACATTGGTACTCCTGCTGATGGTGGTTGGACACTTACACATGATGAAGCGAGAGCTGTTGTAGATGAAACCTTTGGCATTACTTCAACAACTGTAGAAAATATCCCAGAAGGTCCTGATGCAGAAAGAATAATTGAAGAATTAGCACAAGATCACGATATTATCTTTACAACTAGTTATGGCTATATGGATCCTACTTTAAATGTAGCGGAAAAATATCCGGATGTAACATTCTTGCATGCAACTGGATATAAAACAGCTGAAAACATGGGTACATACCAAGTTAAAGGCTATGAATCTGGTTACTTAGCTGGAATTGCTGCTGGTAGCTTAGCAGAGAATGGAAAAATTGGATATGTTGGTGCTTTCCCAATCCCTGAAGTAATTTGGACAATTAATGCATTTACATTAGG
Above is a genomic segment from Lysinibacillus sp. PLM2 containing:
- a CDS encoding BMP family ABC transporter substrate-binding protein, which codes for MKKLIISTLFFMLLLLLGACSQASTTDEPDVTEPTVTTGEETNTETSEEEKQPKVAFIYIGTPADGGWTLTHDEARAVVDETFGITSTTVENIPEGPDAERIIEELAQDHDIIFTTSYGYMDPTLNVAEKYPDVTFLHATGYKTAENMGTYQVKGYESGYLAGIAAGSLAENGKIGYVGAFPIPEVIWTINAFTLGAQSVNPDVEVSVVWSNTWFDPAAERQAAITLLDQGVSVLANYQDSPAGIQAAAERGVWGMGNDADMSEYAPETYITNPVIHWDAYYVEAIQKWIDGEWVSESYIGGLKEGMADIAPFGKNVPQDVQDLVSEQKQAIINGEYAVFTGPVYDQTGELRVAEGEILPIEDILVMDWFVKGIKGTIPE
- a CDS encoding ABC transporter permease, with product MELIPLIIVAAISGGTSLLFAILGGILNEKAGVINLGAEGIMLVGAVMSAVTFLQTNSLIYTFFIVLIVAGILGLLHAFLCITLRVNQIVSGLAITLFGSGLSAYIGKSVAGAPIPVSVPKVEISFIEQIPIIGQVLSSLDIFIWLSIALSIILYIYMYKTSWGLHLKAVGDNPATSDATGISVIKYKYFHVIAGSMLMGLAGFYLIMVYSTSWMEGMTSGKGWIAVALVIFARWNPLLAIFAAYFFGGLDSLGFRMQLFEIPIPSYFLKMVPYIATIIALMIIGWKNRHKPSIEPKSLGIPYTREQRF